The following are encoded together in the Zingiber officinale cultivar Zhangliang chromosome 8A, Zo_v1.1, whole genome shotgun sequence genome:
- the LOC122010610 gene encoding uncharacterized protein LOC122010610, protein MDPGMEQLRQTLVEVETEAEELLLARHQANYILYQQLVENDRLRNGNGQALTVLRRRAQTTMSSVPSPFEVIMREIEGAKALVKEICPTCGDHDSKEHTWMMFPGSYIFVRMPFHATHTTLEKDQEWLVCDTKKLQSYVKEKSLLISKRGALADWISPDLVKSMVTLTDTPKST, encoded by the exons ATGGATCCCGGCATGGAGCAACTTAGGCAAACTTTGGTTGAGGTTGAGACAGAAGCTGAGGAACTTCTTTTAGCAAGACACCAA GCTAATTACATCCTGTATCAACAACTTGTAGAAAATGATAGGCTTAGAAATGGTAATGGACAAGCTCTCACAGTTCTACGTAGGAGAGCACAAACAACAATGAGTAGTGTTCCATCACCCTTCGAAGTAATCATGCGAGAAATAGAGGGAGCAAAGGCATTAGTGAAGGAGATCTGTCCAACTTGTGGAGACCATGACTCGAAGGAACATACATGGATGATGTTTCCAGGATCATATATTTTTGTTCGCATGCCTTTCCATGCAACTCATACCACATTGGAAAAAG ATCAAGAATGGCTGGTCTGTGACACAAAAAAACTGCAGAGCTATGTGAAGGAAAAATCTCTTTTGATTTCAAAAAGAGGAGCTCTTGCTGACTGGATTAGTCCTGACCTCGTTAAGTCAATGGTCACATTAACAGATACACCTAAGTCAACGTGA
- the LOC122008023 gene encoding probable plastid-lipid-associated protein 11, chloroplastic codes for MAMATMPSSLPRLLSLRFPGPNPRGFGNPPPPQALAGGATSLEAKADLLALIADQDRGLRTQSDPAKRAQIVAAISALGEIGGGQITTGPSLSGTWRMLWTTEKEQLFIIKNAYLFGTRTGDALQVIDVGNASLNNVITFPPSGVFFVRSSIEVASPQRVNFAFTSAVLRGSGWEIPLPPFGQGWFESIYLDDDIRVVKDIRGDYLVVDRAPYSWKE; via the exons ATGGCCATGGCGACGATGCCCTCCTCGCTTCCCCGCCTCCTCTCTCTTCGCTTCCCGGGGCCCAACCCTCGTGGATTTGGAAACCCTCCGCCTCCCCAAGCACTCGCCGGCGGCGCCACCTCCCTCGAAGCCAAGGCCGACCTCCTCGCCCTCATCGCCGACCAGGACAGGGGCCTCCGCACCCAATCCGACCCGGCGAAGCGGGCCCAGATCGTCGCCGCCATCTCGGCCCTCGGCGAAATCGGCGGTGGCCAGATCACGACCGGACCCTCCCTCTCCGGGACGTGGAGGATGCTGTGGACCACCGAGAAGGAGCAGCTCTTCATCATCAAGAACGCGTATCTCTTCGGCACCCGCACCGGGGACGCCCTCCAGGTCATCGACGTGGGCAATGCCTCGCTGAACAACGTGATCACCTTCCCCCCTTCTGGAGTTTTCTTCGTGCGATCCTCGATCGAAGTTGCGTCGCCCCAGAGAGTCAATTTTGC ATTCACTAGTGCTGTTCTGAGAGGGAGCGGTTGGGAGATTCCACTTCCCCCTTTCGGACAAGGATG GTTCGAATCTATATACTTGGATGATGATATTCGAGTAGTGAAAGATATTCGAGGAGATTACTTGGTCGTGGATCGTGCTCCTTACTCTTGGAAAGAATGA